Proteins encoded within one genomic window of Polaribacter sp. NJDZ03:
- a CDS encoding glycoside hydrolase family 2 protein, producing MKNISQEERDYLAEQGKESNEKVVFDLSGNKWQFEGIRPDEGVKVGFHELNFDITGDSFNWSFAKVPGDVYTDLWRAGRIEDPHFGRNSVKAKWVPENEWWYKRQFDVPKNMFEKHIQLVFDGVDFGCDVWLNGKFLGSHEGMFSKFKFDVSEDIRFENLRFGTNVLMVRLHPAPRRYSQVAGRKPAWHGDYWVSLPPTGIWKPVYLEATGKVTIEDTYVKPVILTEDSARLDVEIELKNHEDAEREIAINIEVEGENFESKTYQVQQKVKVSKGTNNYEISLDIDGAKLWWPWDLGDQNLYNAKVTVIEGEDTLLDTTDTSFGIREVKMVHNPGFTLEQVENPWTVMINDRRHFMRSGTWGGPPDIFMGRAHPSKYVELIRLAKECNFNNLRIFGWHPEEIPLFYKLCNEAGITVWQDVLPLASLSLPKDEEFKQAVFAEAISSVKAQRNHPCLVLLEGSEELFMTASDPEHNLEFVNALGEAIKPYTPLHFIPSSPLSDEVGLNLGFKPNESFHANDLFYGEGEFVMEEYFPSLDFAVIPELAISSCPNVESIKKFIPADEVWPPGPSWGHHWTDFDALRTLNFEVLGDQSRDGLEKFVEATQISQGVIFQYALEHFRTRKPKTSAVCICHYITFAPDMKWGIVDYYQEKKLSFDYVRKAYQPVLVTMKHNNRRWLPGEEFKGELWVVNDYYKSFKDCKVTIKYLDNNKSVFKLETFDISEIGGDSSGKFVDVSCKVPGVIGDKFYTEISLVDADGNSISENDYMLLVADKEKDRKELRAIGLEAFETKEKFGWASYFRYYPSLGGEDGVPEADQKMPIARGFE from the coding sequence ATGAAGAATATTAGTCAAGAAGAAAGAGACTACTTAGCTGAACAAGGCAAAGAGTCTAACGAAAAAGTTGTTTTTGATTTAAGTGGAAACAAATGGCAATTTGAAGGTATAAGGCCAGACGAAGGTGTTAAAGTTGGTTTTCATGAGTTAAACTTTGATATTACAGGAGATTCATTTAATTGGTCTTTTGCGAAAGTTCCTGGAGATGTGTATACAGATTTATGGAGAGCAGGTAGAATAGAGGATCCGCATTTTGGAAGAAATAGTGTAAAAGCAAAATGGGTTCCAGAAAATGAATGGTGGTATAAACGTCAGTTCGATGTACCTAAAAACATGTTTGAGAAACACATTCAATTGGTTTTTGATGGTGTAGATTTTGGATGTGATGTTTGGTTGAATGGAAAATTTTTAGGTTCTCATGAAGGAATGTTTTCAAAATTCAAGTTTGATGTATCAGAAGATATTCGTTTCGAAAACTTGCGTTTCGGAACCAATGTTTTAATGGTTCGTTTACATCCAGCACCAAGAAGATATAGTCAAGTTGCAGGACGTAAACCTGCGTGGCATGGAGATTATTGGGTAAGTTTACCTCCAACAGGAATTTGGAAACCAGTTTATTTAGAAGCAACAGGTAAGGTTACTATTGAAGATACGTATGTAAAACCGGTTATATTAACTGAAGATTCTGCTCGTTTAGATGTAGAAATTGAGTTAAAAAATCATGAAGATGCTGAAAGAGAAATAGCTATTAACATTGAAGTTGAAGGTGAAAATTTCGAATCTAAAACGTATCAAGTTCAGCAAAAAGTTAAAGTTTCTAAAGGAACTAATAACTATGAAATCAGTTTAGATATTGATGGTGCAAAACTTTGGTGGCCTTGGGATTTAGGAGATCAAAACTTATATAATGCTAAAGTTACTGTTATTGAAGGTGAAGATACTTTATTAGACACAACAGATACTTCTTTTGGAATTCGTGAAGTAAAAATGGTACACAATCCTGGGTTTACTTTAGAACAGGTAGAAAATCCTTGGACAGTTATGATTAATGACAGACGTCATTTTATGCGTTCAGGAACTTGGGGAGGACCACCAGATATTTTTATGGGTCGTGCACATCCAAGTAAATATGTAGAGTTAATTCGTTTAGCAAAAGAATGTAACTTTAATAACTTAAGAATATTTGGTTGGCATCCAGAAGAAATTCCTTTATTCTACAAATTATGTAACGAAGCAGGTATTACAGTTTGGCAAGATGTTTTACCATTAGCAAGTTTGTCTTTACCAAAAGATGAAGAATTTAAACAAGCTGTTTTTGCAGAAGCTATTTCATCTGTAAAAGCGCAACGTAATCATCCTTGTTTAGTGTTATTAGAAGGTTCAGAAGAATTGTTTATGACAGCTTCAGACCCAGAACACAATTTAGAATTTGTAAATGCACTTGGTGAGGCTATTAAACCTTATACACCTTTACATTTTATACCTTCTTCACCTTTAAGTGATGAGGTTGGTTTAAATTTAGGTTTTAAACCAAACGAAAGTTTCCATGCGAATGATTTATTCTATGGTGAAGGAGAGTTTGTAATGGAAGAATATTTCCCTAGTTTAGATTTTGCAGTAATTCCTGAATTAGCAATTTCTTCTTGTCCGAATGTAGAAAGTATTAAGAAGTTTATTCCTGCGGATGAAGTATGGCCTCCAGGACCAAGTTGGGGACACCATTGGACAGATTTTGATGCACTAAGAACTTTAAATTTTGAAGTTTTAGGAGATCAAAGTAGAGACGGTTTAGAAAAATTTGTTGAAGCTACTCAAATTTCACAAGGGGTTATTTTTCAATATGCATTAGAGCATTTTAGAACGAGAAAACCTAAAACAAGTGCTGTTTGTATTTGTCACTATATCACTTTTGCTCCAGATATGAAATGGGGAATTGTAGATTATTATCAAGAGAAAAAATTATCTTTTGACTATGTGAGAAAAGCATATCAACCTGTTTTAGTTACGATGAAACACAATAATAGACGTTGGTTACCAGGAGAAGAATTTAAAGGAGAATTATGGGTTGTAAATGATTATTATAAATCATTTAAAGACTGTAAAGTTACTATCAAATACTTGGATAATAATAAATCTGTATTCAAATTAGAAACGTTTGATATTTCTGAAATTGGAGGAGATAGTTCAGGGAAATTTGTTGATGTTTCCTGTAAAGTTCCAGGAGTAATAGGAGATAAATTCTATACAGAAATTTCTCTTGTTGATGCAGATGGAAATTCTATTTCTGAAAATGACTATATGTTATTAGTAGCAGATAAAGAAAAAGATAGAAAAGAATTAAGAGCTATTGGTTTAGAAGCTTTTGAAACGAAGGAAAAATTTGGTTGGGCTAGTTACTTTAGATATTACCCTAGTTTAGGTGGTGAAGATGGAGTTCCAGAAGCGGATCAAAAAATGCCAATTGCAAGAGGTTTTGAGTAA